From Chryseobacterium joostei, the proteins below share one genomic window:
- a CDS encoding isopenicillin N synthase family dioxygenase yields MDKIPSVDLRDFLSGNPERKQKFVNEIGKAYEEIGFVALKGHFLDDNLVDDLYEEVKNFFEQPVETKKKYEIPGIGGQRGYVGFGKETAKGFKKGDLKEFWHFGQYVSDDSKYKAEYPDNVIVEELPKFNEVGKEAFQMLEKTGQYVLRALALHLGLDEFYFDDKIAEGNSILRPIHYPPITEEPDDAVRAAAHGDINLITLLMGAQGKGLQVQNHNGEWIDAIAEPDELMINVGDMLSRHTNNKLKSTIHRVVNPPREMWTTSRYSIPFFMHPISAMSLNALENCVDENNPKLYEDTTAGEFLHERLIELGLIKK; encoded by the coding sequence ATGGACAAAATACCTAGTGTAGACCTGCGTGATTTCCTTTCGGGCAACCCGGAACGCAAACAGAAATTTGTAAATGAAATCGGAAAAGCTTATGAAGAAATTGGTTTTGTAGCCTTAAAAGGCCACTTTCTTGATGACAACCTAGTAGATGATTTGTATGAAGAGGTTAAAAACTTTTTTGAACAACCAGTGGAAACTAAAAAGAAGTATGAAATTCCAGGAATTGGTGGACAAAGAGGTTATGTAGGATTTGGTAAAGAGACTGCAAAAGGTTTCAAAAAAGGAGACCTAAAAGAATTTTGGCACTTTGGGCAGTATGTGTCTGATGATTCAAAATACAAAGCTGAGTACCCAGACAATGTAATCGTTGAAGAACTTCCGAAGTTCAACGAAGTTGGTAAAGAGGCATTCCAAATGCTTGAGAAAACAGGACAGTATGTTCTGAGAGCATTAGCATTGCACCTTGGACTAGATGAGTTCTATTTTGACGACAAGATCGCTGAAGGAAACTCAATTCTAAGACCTATTCACTATCCACCAATCACAGAAGAACCAGATGATGCTGTAAGAGCAGCTGCTCATGGAGATATCAACCTTATCACTCTTTTAATGGGAGCACAGGGTAAAGGGCTTCAGGTTCAAAACCACAACGGTGAATGGATTGATGCGATTGCAGAACCGGATGAATTGATGATCAATGTTGGAGATATGCTTTCAAGACATACCAATAACAAATTGAAATCTACAATCCACAGAGTGGTAAACCCACCAAGAGAGATGTGGACAACCTCAAGATATTCAATTCCTTTCTTTATGCACCCAATCAGTGCTATGTCTTTAAATGCTCTTGAAAACTGTGTAGACGAAAACAACCCAAAATTGTACGAAGATACAACAGCAGGAGAATTCTTACATGAAAGACTTATTGAGCTGGGATTAATTAAGAAATAA
- a CDS encoding bacteriocin-like protein — MKNLKKLRKDQLKGINGAGIQLPEPEFCMYYCNGTIVCATCSNDFKCPDINSQM; from the coding sequence ATGAAAAATCTAAAAAAACTAAGAAAAGATCAATTAAAAGGTATTAACGGAGCAGGAATTCAACTTCCTGAACCAGAATTCTGTATGTATTATTGCAATGGGACTATAGTTTGTGCAACTTGTAGTAATGACTTCAAATGTCCCGACATAAACAGTCAAATGTAA
- a CDS encoding PA0069 family radical SAM protein, giving the protein MKNENFIKGQGAQRNVVNRFDRYTYEPEDEDFETTKTTFTEVFPKTIVNQVKSEDLPMEYSMNPYQGCEHGCSYCFARPTHEYWGYSAGIDFERKIMVKKNAPELLEKFFQKRGHKAAPILLSGNTDCYQPAERQFEITRKLLQVCLDYRHPVNILTKNAMVLRDLDILKPMAEQNLVSVSLSIPTINEDLRRKMEPRTSSAKNKLKAIEILTENKIPVHVMVAPIIPGLNSDEPLTILKTIADAGALSFGYTIVRLNDTVEPVFVNWIESHFPDRSQKVLNLIRSMRGGKLGDKRYFERQRGEGNIADMIHTTFKIGRKKFFDGKEFPKLSTVNFTGTRDQQLRLFD; this is encoded by the coding sequence ATGAAAAACGAAAACTTCATAAAAGGACAAGGGGCTCAGCGGAACGTAGTCAATCGTTTCGACAGGTATACCTATGAGCCTGAAGATGAAGATTTCGAAACCACAAAGACTACTTTTACCGAAGTTTTTCCGAAAACGATTGTTAATCAGGTTAAAAGTGAAGATCTTCCAATGGAATATTCCATGAATCCTTATCAAGGGTGTGAACATGGTTGTTCCTACTGTTTTGCAAGACCTACGCATGAATATTGGGGCTATAGCGCAGGAATTGATTTTGAAAGAAAGATCATGGTGAAGAAAAATGCTCCTGAATTATTGGAAAAATTTTTTCAAAAAAGAGGACATAAAGCGGCGCCAATTCTACTGTCAGGCAATACAGACTGCTATCAGCCCGCTGAAAGACAATTTGAAATCACCAGAAAACTACTGCAGGTTTGTCTTGATTACAGACATCCTGTCAATATTCTGACAAAAAATGCAATGGTCTTACGGGATTTGGATATTTTAAAACCAATGGCGGAGCAAAACCTTGTTTCTGTTTCATTAAGTATTCCTACTATTAATGAAGACTTAAGGAGGAAAATGGAACCAAGAACAAGTTCCGCAAAAAATAAACTAAAAGCCATAGAAATTCTCACTGAAAATAAAATTCCCGTACATGTCATGGTAGCACCTATCATTCCGGGACTCAACAGTGACGAACCTTTAACGATTCTTAAAACGATTGCGGATGCGGGAGCTTTAAGTTTCGGATATACCATAGTTCGGTTAAACGATACCGTAGAACCTGTTTTTGTTAATTGGATAGAATCTCATTTTCCAGATAGGTCACAAAAAGTACTCAACCTGATCCGATCCATGCGTGGAGGAAAGCTTGGAGATAAAAGATATTTTGAAAGACAAAGAGGAGAGGGGAATATTGCAGACATGATTCATACAACCTTTAAAATAGGGAGAAAGAAATTTTTTGATGGAAAAGAATTCCCTAAGCTTTCCACTGTCAATTTTACAGGGACACGAGATCAGCAACTGAGATTGTTCGATTAA
- a CDS encoding DUF748 domain-containing protein codes for MKKWVKRLLISFGILAGLLLAANFGLNMWLKTQLPNYIKNNTEYKVSYKNLDVDLGTGNILATGISVNSKDPQNTSVLGLQGTIDTLKISRFGIYDAIFNKKISSSDLLLAKPNLNVILAQPLDRKTGKKKNPFLFENIRINDGSVAIFRHTKQKLLSVQKLNLFVENLQMTEESVENKLPIVFDKYSIKGESFFFRPDNVYAITIGSINTADGQMSVKNLKLIPLLSFDQFKKYYPKKTQLFEFSIPEMNFKDVTLSKNKISLADADFQNPLVNVYNTGVKKAKKTEKPLNFEINLENIRLKNAIAQVNKPDGSRLLSAGTLNLNINKLVFNKETSEQVIPIGYKDFTFSGKDITYSNHQNITVGSIALKPANGELRNISFSPNAVANGKTTLDLKSNHVAFNINKLEFINKKLNLDIKDFLVENLNGTIKAGENKQKKNVDSGIIGSVIIRKTSLKNSNLIYDKGKEPLAFHDLNATVNGIEIVPKANNQGLSFKVKDYFLTTRNFAYKTQFYNISLGLLKLNKNKVQINNFAMKPLVSRAQFIKMIPVERDLYDLKMAQVNAEGDWDLFSNNKSINASHVTIQSANANIFRSKIPKDDPKVKALYSKMLRSIKIPMNINNLDLKNSILVYEEDTPESMGPGKLTFSNFNMNVKNLNSAKAKGKPTKVDIKINCSFMNMSPLSVNWSFDVADQNDNFAISGKTTNLPMNGINPFIRPYLHVTATAGTIQEMLFNFKGNPAGLHGTFNLKHKDLKIAVLNKHNHEKKGFLTAVANVFLKSNSGSFPESVSVENVERDPTKSFFNLFWKGIEQGLKKTLIGKNVEKTEAKVKNAVSSVKEMKQSVKEIKKEIKDSKDKESTPNTPTGDEKKKGFFNKIFKKKDEAK; via the coding sequence ATGAAAAAATGGGTTAAACGACTATTAATAAGTTTCGGAATTCTGGCAGGATTGCTTCTTGCTGCTAATTTTGGACTGAATATGTGGCTGAAAACCCAGCTTCCAAACTATATAAAGAACAATACAGAATATAAGGTTTCCTATAAAAATCTGGATGTGGATCTGGGAACAGGCAATATCCTTGCAACAGGAATTTCTGTGAATAGTAAAGATCCACAAAATACCAGTGTTTTAGGTCTTCAGGGGACTATTGATACTTTAAAGATTAGCCGCTTCGGAATTTATGATGCTATTTTCAACAAAAAAATAAGCTCTTCAGATCTCTTGCTTGCAAAACCCAATCTGAATGTAATTCTGGCTCAGCCTCTTGATCGTAAAACAGGTAAGAAAAAGAATCCGTTTTTATTCGAAAATATAAGGATAAATGATGGGTCTGTAGCTATTTTCAGACATACCAAACAGAAGTTACTCTCTGTACAGAAACTTAATCTATTTGTAGAAAATCTACAGATGACGGAAGAGTCTGTGGAGAATAAATTGCCTATTGTCTTTGATAAATACAGCATAAAAGGAGAAAGCTTCTTCTTTAGGCCAGATAATGTATATGCTATTACTATCGGGTCCATCAATACGGCTGACGGACAAATGTCAGTTAAAAATTTAAAGCTGATACCACTTCTGTCCTTTGATCAGTTTAAGAAATATTATCCTAAAAAAACTCAGCTGTTTGAGTTTTCTATTCCTGAAATGAACTTCAAGGATGTGACCTTAAGTAAAAATAAAATTTCTTTGGCAGATGCAGACTTCCAAAATCCTCTTGTTAACGTTTATAATACCGGAGTAAAAAAAGCTAAAAAAACAGAGAAACCATTAAATTTTGAGATTAATTTAGAGAATATAAGACTGAAAAATGCTATTGCTCAAGTCAATAAACCCGATGGCAGCAGGCTTTTATCTGCTGGTACCCTGAATTTGAATATCAATAAGCTGGTATTTAACAAAGAAACCTCAGAACAGGTTATTCCAATAGGATATAAGGATTTTACTTTTTCAGGAAAGGATATTACATATTCCAATCACCAGAACATTACCGTTGGAAGTATTGCGTTGAAGCCTGCCAATGGGGAGCTTAGGAATATTTCATTCTCTCCAAATGCTGTTGCTAATGGAAAAACAACACTGGATTTAAAATCTAATCACGTTGCCTTTAATATTAATAAACTTGAATTCATCAATAAAAAGCTGAATCTGGATATCAAGGATTTTCTTGTTGAAAATCTAAACGGAACGATTAAGGCGGGAGAAAATAAGCAGAAGAAAAATGTTGATTCAGGGATCATAGGATCTGTTATCATAAGAAAGACTTCATTAAAAAATTCAAATCTTATTTATGATAAAGGAAAAGAACCATTGGCATTCCATGATCTGAATGCTACGGTAAATGGTATTGAAATAGTACCAAAAGCCAATAATCAGGGTCTTTCTTTTAAGGTAAAGGATTATTTTCTAACCACCCGTAATTTTGCTTATAAGACACAGTTTTACAACATCAGTCTTGGTCTTTTAAAATTGAATAAAAATAAGGTCCAGATCAATAATTTTGCAATGAAGCCTCTCGTTTCGAGAGCTCAGTTTATCAAAATGATACCTGTAGAAAGAGATTTGTATGATTTAAAAATGGCACAAGTAAACGCTGAGGGAGATTGGGATCTGTTTTCGAACAATAAATCCATCAATGCTTCTCATGTTACAATTCAATCTGCAAATGCCAATATTTTCAGAAGCAAGATTCCTAAAGACGACCCAAAGGTGAAGGCTTTGTATTCAAAGATGCTTAGATCCATTAAAATCCCTATGAATATTAATAACCTGGACCTGAAAAACTCTATTCTAGTTTATGAGGAAGATACACCAGAAAGTATGGGGCCGGGGAAGCTAACGTTCAGCAACTTTAATATGAATGTCAAAAATCTGAACTCTGCCAAGGCAAAAGGAAAGCCTACTAAGGTTGATATTAAGATTAATTGCTCATTCATGAATATGTCGCCACTTTCCGTCAACTGGAGCTTTGATGTTGCAGATCAAAATGATAATTTTGCTATTTCAGGTAAAACCACTAATCTTCCGATGAATGGGATCAATCCATTTATCAGGCCTTATCTTCATGTAACGGCTACTGCCGGAACTATTCAGGAAATGCTTTTTAATTTTAAAGGAAATCCGGCCGGTTTACATGGAACATTCAACTTAAAGCATAAAGACTTAAAGATTGCTGTTTTAAACAAGCATAATCACGAGAAAAAAGGCTTTTTAACTGCTGTTGCGAATGTCTTCTTAAAATCAAATTCGGGCAGCTTCCCAGAATCCGTTTCTGTGGAAAACGTAGAACGTGACCCTACAAAATCATTTTTTAATCTATTTTGGAAAGGAATTGAACAAGGGTTAAAGAAAACTCTGATTGGAAAAAATGTGGAAAAAACGGAAGCAAAAGTAAAGAATGCGGTATCTTCAGTAAAGGAAATGAAGCAATCGGTAAAAGAGATTAAAAAAGAAATAAAAGATTCAAAGGATAAAGAATCCACCCCGAATACTCCGACAGGAGATGAGAAAAAGAAAGGATTTTTCAATAAAATATTTAAAAAGAAAGACGAAGCAAAATAA
- a CDS encoding DUF2797 domain-containing protein, translated as MQFQGQILKMTSYDGKPIQYYLNLSGDLIHMNELFGKELSIKHVGFQCVNCGENKPIYRMGFCKSCFFESPYASDTIIRPELSTAHLGVAERDLEVEKQIQLQPHTVYLAYTGDVKVGVTRNTQIPTRWIDQGATFALPIARTENRYEAGMIEVALKDHLQDKTNWRKMLQDDFEGELDLADFRQKIKEYFPEDFQKFYSEGEEVWKFDYPFEKPEKVTSFTLDKKPEFTGKLVGIKGQYLGFDGGNFINVRGHEGYVIELAIKN; from the coding sequence ATGCAGTTTCAAGGGCAAATATTAAAAATGACAAGCTACGATGGAAAACCCATCCAATATTATCTCAATCTTTCTGGGGATTTGATCCACATGAATGAGCTGTTTGGAAAGGAGTTAAGCATTAAACATGTCGGCTTCCAGTGTGTAAATTGTGGTGAGAATAAACCTATTTACAGAATGGGATTCTGCAAGAGTTGCTTTTTTGAAAGCCCTTATGCAAGTGATACCATTATCCGGCCGGAGCTTTCCACAGCACATTTAGGAGTGGCAGAGCGTGATCTGGAGGTTGAAAAACAAATTCAGCTTCAGCCCCACACCGTTTACCTGGCTTATACTGGTGATGTAAAGGTGGGAGTAACCAGAAATACTCAGATCCCAACAAGATGGATTGATCAGGGAGCAACCTTTGCATTACCCATTGCAAGAACAGAAAACCGTTATGAAGCAGGGATGATAGAAGTTGCGCTAAAGGATCATTTACAGGATAAAACAAACTGGAGAAAAATGCTTCAGGATGACTTTGAGGGAGAGCTAGATCTTGCAGATTTTAGACAGAAGATTAAAGAATATTTTCCTGAAGATTTTCAAAAGTTCTATAGTGAGGGAGAAGAAGTGTGGAAATTTGATTATCCTTTTGAAAAGCCGGAAAAGGTAACTTCATTTACCTTAGATAAAAAACCTGAGTTTACAGGAAAGCTTGTTGGTATTAAAGGTCAGTATCTTGGATTTGATGGCGGAAACTTCATCAATGTAAGAGGACATGAGGGCTATGTAATTGAATTGGCGATAAAGAATTGA
- a CDS encoding GDP-mannose 4,6-dehydratase, with protein MIYLITGGSGFIGSHLIERLLRNGHSVINIDNFDDFYNYQIKIKNTLESIDKISDFEFSDKETDIQHLVSLSHAHNYTLYYQDIRDKKGLENIFKSHSIDMVIHLAALAGVRPSIERPLEYEEVNVRGTMNLWELCKDFNIKKFICASSSSVYGNNEKTPFAETDNVDNPISPYAATKKCGEILGHVYHELYHIDMIQLRFFTVYGPRQRPDLAIHKFTQLISEGMEIPFYGNGNTARDYTYIDDIIDGITKSILYLEKNSDVYEILNLGENQVITLNDMVATIENVMNMTAVRKNLPMQPGDVTKTNADITKAKALIGYEPSTDFQNGIKKFVEWFLRKRH; from the coding sequence ATGATTTATCTTATAACAGGAGGCAGCGGGTTCATCGGTTCCCATTTAATTGAACGATTATTAAGAAATGGACATTCTGTCATAAACATTGACAATTTTGATGATTTCTACAACTATCAGATAAAAATTAAAAACACTTTAGAGTCAATTGATAAAATTTCGGATTTTGAGTTCTCTGACAAAGAGACTGATATCCAGCACCTAGTTTCCCTCTCTCACGCTCACAATTATACCCTTTATTATCAGGACATTAGAGATAAAAAAGGACTTGAAAATATTTTCAAAAGCCATTCTATCGACATGGTGATCCATCTGGCAGCATTAGCCGGCGTTCGCCCTTCTATCGAAAGACCTTTGGAATATGAAGAAGTGAATGTTCGCGGCACTATGAACCTTTGGGAACTGTGTAAGGATTTTAACATTAAAAAATTCATTTGTGCTTCTTCATCAAGTGTTTATGGCAATAATGAAAAGACGCCTTTTGCAGAAACAGATAATGTAGACAACCCTATTTCTCCTTATGCTGCGACCAAGAAATGTGGAGAAATTCTGGGACATGTATATCATGAGCTTTATCATATTGATATGATCCAGCTAAGATTTTTTACAGTATATGGGCCAAGGCAACGCCCTGATCTTGCCATACACAAATTCACTCAACTTATTTCTGAAGGAATGGAAATCCCTTTCTACGGAAATGGAAATACAGCAAGAGATTACACCTATATTGATGATATTATTGATGGCATCACCAAGTCTATTCTTTATCTGGAAAAGAATTCTGACGTCTATGAAATTCTTAATCTGGGAGAAAATCAAGTCATCACCTTAAACGACATGGTTGCCACCATAGAAAATGTCATGAACATGACTGCTGTCAGAAAAAATCTGCCAATGCAGCCGGGTGATGTCACAAAAACCAATGCAGATATTACCAAAGCAAAGGCTTTAATAGGCTATGAACCCTCCACAGACTTCCAAAATGGCATAAAAAAATTTGTGGAATGGTTTTTGAGAAAACGACATTAA
- a CDS encoding DUF2795 domain-containing protein, with translation MYWTLELASYLSDAPWPMTKAELIDYAIRTGAPMEVVENLQAIEDEGEIYESIEEVWSDYPTDEDFLWNEDEY, from the coding sequence ATGTACTGGACATTAGAATTAGCTTCATATCTAAGTGACGCACCTTGGCCAATGACAAAAGCAGAGCTTATTGACTACGCAATCAGAACTGGTGCTCCTATGGAAGTAGTTGAAAACCTTCAGGCAATCGAAGATGAAGGAGAAATTTATGAATCTATTGAGGAAGTTTGGAGTGACTATCCTACGGACGAAGATTTCCTTTGGAACGAGGACGAATATTAA
- the secA gene encoding preprotein translocase subunit SecA: MSFLNKVLKGFLGDKKAQDLKEVKKVVTKIKAVEPNIQQLSDDGLRQKTAEFKENIKSATSKITAQIEQIKEQIKNSTNVDEKEALFSTIESLKKESYEIEEKVLVQVLPEAFALIKETARRWAQNGEIRVTASDWDRELAAAGKDFVEIQGDTAVWKNSWDAAGTPVVWDMVHYDVQFIGGIILHGGKIAEMATGEGKTLVGTLPIYLNSLPERGVHVVTVNDYLAKRDSAWMGPLYQFHGMSIDCIDNHQPNSDGRRKAYNSDITYGTNNEFGFDYLRDNMVTSPTELVQRELNFAIVDEVDSVLVDDARTPLIISGPVPQGDRQEFDVLKPSIDRIVDVQKKTVSAIFNEAKKLIAAGNTKEGGFKLLQAYRGLPKNRQLIKFLSESGNRALLQKVEAQYMQDNNRDMPIVDKDLYFVIEEKNNQVDLTDKGVEYMSQGNSDANFFVLPDIGTEIAEVEAKNLSKEEEFEAKERLFSDFAEKSERVHTMSQLLKAYTLFEKDDEYVVIDGEVKIVDEQTGRIMEGRRYSDGLHQAIEAKENVKIEAATQTFATVTLQNYFRMYNKLAGMTGTAETEAGELWEIYKLDVVVIPTNRPILRNDKQDLVFKTNREKYNAVIEEIERLTAAKRPVLVGTTSVEISQLLSKALQLRKIPHQVLNAKLHKKEAEIVAGAGQPGVVTIATNMAGRGTDIKLSKEVKEAGGLAIIGTERHDSRRVDRQLRGRAGRQGDPGSSQFYVSLEDNLMRLFGSERIAKMMDRMGHKEGEVIQHSMISKSIERAQKKVEENNFGTRKRLLEYDDVMNKQRDVIYKRRKNALFGDHLKYDITNMIFDVANSIVAKGKATGNYKDFEYEIIKTFTMESPVSQSDFNNKTVQDLTNILFNAAQEDYKMKLNLLKEKSFPIIENVYQNQGSMFKMIQVPFTDGHKTMTIVADLKEAYDTQCESLINDFEKNITLSIIDENWKLHLREMDDLRRSSQGAVYEQKDPLVIYKQESFHLFSEMMDKLNKEIVSFLYKGEIPA, translated from the coding sequence ATGAGTTTTTTAAACAAAGTTCTTAAAGGGTTTTTGGGAGACAAAAAAGCGCAGGACCTAAAAGAAGTAAAAAAAGTTGTAACAAAAATCAAGGCTGTAGAACCAAACATCCAACAATTGTCGGATGATGGTTTGAGACAAAAAACTGCTGAGTTTAAAGAGAATATAAAATCTGCAACCAGTAAGATCACAGCTCAAATAGAACAGATTAAAGAGCAGATAAAAAACTCAACAAACGTTGACGAGAAAGAAGCTCTTTTCTCAACAATTGAGTCTTTAAAGAAAGAATCATACGAAATTGAAGAAAAAGTCCTGGTTCAGGTTCTTCCGGAAGCTTTTGCATTGATCAAAGAAACGGCAAGAAGATGGGCTCAGAATGGAGAAATCCGTGTAACTGCAAGTGACTGGGATAGAGAACTTGCTGCTGCAGGGAAAGATTTCGTTGAAATTCAAGGAGACACAGCTGTTTGGAAAAACTCATGGGACGCTGCCGGAACTCCTGTAGTTTGGGATATGGTCCACTATGACGTTCAGTTTATCGGAGGTATTATTCTTCACGGTGGTAAAATTGCCGAGATGGCAACTGGTGAAGGTAAAACTTTAGTAGGAACACTACCTATTTACTTAAATTCACTTCCCGAAAGAGGGGTTCACGTTGTAACAGTGAATGACTACCTTGCAAAAAGAGACTCCGCGTGGATGGGACCTCTTTATCAGTTCCATGGGATGTCTATTGACTGTATTGACAACCACCAGCCGAACTCAGACGGAAGAAGAAAAGCATACAACTCAGATATTACTTATGGAACCAACAATGAATTTGGTTTCGATTATTTGAGAGATAACATGGTGACTTCACCTACCGAATTGGTACAAAGAGAATTGAACTTTGCTATCGTAGACGAGGTGGATTCTGTATTGGTAGATGATGCAAGAACACCGTTAATTATTTCCGGTCCGGTTCCTCAAGGAGACAGACAGGAGTTTGATGTTCTGAAACCTTCTATCGACAGAATTGTTGACGTTCAGAAAAAAACAGTTTCTGCAATCTTCAATGAAGCGAAAAAATTAATCGCTGCAGGAAACACTAAAGAAGGAGGATTCAAATTGCTTCAGGCTTACAGAGGTCTTCCTAAAAACAGACAATTAATCAAATTCTTATCGGAAAGCGGAAACAGAGCATTGCTTCAGAAAGTTGAGGCGCAATACATGCAGGATAACAACCGTGATATGCCGATTGTAGATAAGGATCTATACTTCGTGATTGAAGAAAAGAACAATCAGGTTGACCTTACAGACAAAGGTGTTGAATACATGTCTCAGGGTAACTCTGATGCTAACTTCTTCGTTCTTCCTGATATTGGGACTGAAATTGCTGAAGTAGAAGCTAAAAACTTATCTAAAGAAGAGGAATTCGAGGCTAAAGAAAGACTTTTCTCTGATTTTGCTGAAAAATCAGAACGTGTTCATACCATGAGCCAGCTATTGAAAGCTTATACATTATTTGAAAAAGATGATGAATATGTAGTTATCGATGGTGAGGTAAAAATTGTTGATGAGCAAACAGGACGTATCATGGAGGGACGTCGTTATTCAGACGGTCTTCATCAGGCTATTGAAGCTAAGGAAAATGTAAAGATTGAGGCAGCAACGCAAACTTTTGCAACCGTTACTCTTCAGAACTACTTCCGTATGTACAATAAGCTTGCGGGGATGACGGGTACTGCTGAAACAGAGGCAGGTGAGCTTTGGGAAATCTACAAATTAGATGTTGTGGTAATTCCAACCAACCGTCCTATTTTAAGAAATGACAAACAAGATTTAGTTTTCAAAACTAATAGAGAAAAATATAACGCTGTAATTGAGGAAATTGAAAGATTAACTGCAGCAAAAAGACCTGTACTGGTAGGTACAACCTCTGTTGAAATTTCTCAGTTGCTTTCAAAGGCACTTCAATTAAGAAAAATTCCGCACCAGGTACTGAACGCGAAGCTTCACAAGAAAGAAGCTGAGATTGTTGCAGGAGCAGGACAGCCGGGGGTTGTAACTATTGCAACCAACATGGCGGGTCGTGGTACGGATATTAAGCTTTCTAAGGAGGTAAAAGAAGCGGGAGGTCTTGCCATTATCGGTACAGAAAGACACGATTCAAGACGTGTTGACAGACAGTTGAGAGGTAGAGCAGGACGTCAGGGAGATCCTGGAAGTTCTCAATTCTATGTTTCTCTTGAAGATAACCTGATGCGTTTATTCGGTTCTGAAAGAATTGCTAAAATGATGGACAGAATGGGTCATAAGGAAGGTGAAGTCATTCAGCATTCTATGATCAGCAAGTCTATTGAAAGAGCTCAGAAAAAAGTAGAGGAAAACAACTTCGGAACAAGAAAGAGACTTCTTGAGTATGATGACGTAATGAACAAGCAGCGTGACGTAATCTACAAGAGAAGAAAGAATGCCCTATTCGGGGACCACTTGAAATATGATATTACAAACATGATTTTCGATGTTGCTAATTCTATCGTTGCGAAAGGAAAAGCTACTGGAAATTATAAGGATTTTGAATACGAAATCATTAAAACATTCACAATGGAATCTCCGGTTTCCCAGAGTGATTTTAATAATAAAACAGTTCAGGATTTAACTAACATCTTATTCAACGCCGCTCAGGAAGATTATAAAATGAAGTTGAACCTATTAAAGGAAAAATCATTCCCAATCATTGAGAATGTTTACCAAAATCAAGGTTCGATGTTTAAGATGATCCAGGTCCCTTTCACAGACGGGCACAAAACAATGACTATTGTTGCTGATTTGAAAGAAGCATACGATACTCAATGTGAAAGCTTAATCAATGATTTTGAAAAGAACATCACTTTATCAATCATTGATGAAAACTGGAAGCTTCACCTTCGTGAAATGGATGACCTAAGAAGATCTTCTCAAGGTGCTGTTTATGAGCAAAAAGATCCACTTGTTATCTACAAACAGGAATCTTTCCACTTATTCAGCGAAATGATGGATAAATTGAACAAAGAAATTGTTTCTTTCTTATACAAAGGAGAAATTCCAGCGTAA